One window from the genome of Natrinema caseinilyticum encodes:
- a CDS encoding HpcH/HpaI aldolase/citrate lyase family protein produces MELRGSYHIVPGLRESALDDPVKSIEDATKANSSVTVIDLEDGVGPALKDVARDTTVQAIEEWGDLEKEIVIRINALNTPHSFKDLEAIRTASVSPRALLVPDIQSASDLQYIEKYLQATDQPMGIIPLIERPSAIFNLFEIAHASQRIEAIVFGSVDFRRYMGMPTMEQNPDIDLPRYVTSMAASAAGVPAIDTVYLHRSNLDGLRSQAENARAIGFDGKLATSVEQVPVIEETFAPTEEEIAYAERIVQAFEKAGDETGLITVDGTTVDIPIIREQRALLKRAKKDKTHDGE; encoded by the coding sequence ATGGAACTCAGAGGAAGTTACCACATTGTTCCCGGCCTTCGAGAATCTGCCCTGGATGACCCAGTTAAGTCCATCGAAGACGCAACAAAAGCCAACTCCAGTGTTACTGTCATCGATCTCGAAGATGGCGTCGGTCCAGCGCTAAAAGATGTTGCACGTGATACTACCGTCCAAGCGATCGAAGAATGGGGTGACTTGGAGAAGGAGATCGTCATCCGGATCAACGCACTGAATACTCCACATTCGTTCAAAGACTTAGAAGCAATTCGAACAGCGTCAGTATCACCCCGAGCCCTTCTCGTGCCTGACATACAGAGTGCATCGGACCTGCAATATATCGAGAAGTATCTCCAAGCGACCGATCAACCGATGGGAATCATACCGTTAATTGAGCGACCAAGCGCTATTTTCAATCTATTCGAAATAGCTCATGCCTCACAACGAATCGAAGCGATCGTCTTTGGGAGTGTGGACTTTCGGAGATATATGGGCATGCCAACGATGGAACAAAATCCCGATATTGATCTGCCTCGCTATGTTACTTCGATGGCAGCTAGCGCTGCCGGTGTTCCCGCTATTGATACCGTCTATCTCCATAGATCCAACCTTGATGGATTACGGTCACAAGCGGAGAATGCACGTGCAATAGGCTTCGATGGGAAATTGGCAACGAGTGTCGAGCAGGTTCCAGTAATTGAGGAGACATTCGCACCCACCGAAGAGGAAATCGCTTATGCTGAACGAATCGTCCAAGCGTTTGAGAAGGCCGGTGACGAGACTGGCCTTATCACAGTGGATGGCACAACGGTGGACATCCCAATCATCAGGGAACAGCGGGCACTGCTGAAACGTGCTAAAAAGGACAAAACGCACGATGGAGAATAG
- a CDS encoding acyl-CoA dehydrogenase family protein: protein MTYRRGDQCRIPDRMDASLAKLTSGVMVRHVISESLQINGANDYQQDHPFEYLYRLARNRRLAAGTDEIQENHIVAALKRNGLSSLA from the coding sequence GTGACCTACCGCCGCGGCGATCAGTGCCGGATTCCCGATCGTATGGATGCCTCGCTGGCGAAGCTTACGTCCGGGGTGATGGTCAGGCACGTGATTAGTGAGTCGCTGCAGATTAACGGTGCTAACGACTACCAGCAGGATCATCCCTTCGAATACCTCTACCGACTCGCTCGCAACCGCCGACTCGCTGCCGGTACTGACGAAATCCAGGAAAATCATATCGTGGCGGCCCTCAAACGCAACGGCCTTTCCTCCCTCGCTTAA
- a CDS encoding acyl-CoA dehydrogenase family protein: MELTMHDTIGLEPRHHDFRERVRSFSETEIEPAIEKYEERGEFPTELIDVLGDAGLYGINVPEEFGGEGLDTRSFVIAVEEISRVYKLPAGVLSLSCGLIGHTLQNVGTERQKEWLRDIFTENQITAVSLTEPQAGSDANALETTAERDGDEYILNGHKVWTTHGEIADLILVVARTDDTGNHNDVSMFAIPDPQEYDGLKFIRNIPCMEGDAAVESEVIYDDVRLPAEFLVGEEGKGFQYIMQALDIGRIGVAAQAVGITQGCLDASTEYADEREQFGQPIRDFQGVSFKLADMKMNLEASRLLTYQTAARLDGGADSVTQEASMAKTFATDVAMDAATEAVQIHGSRGYSTDYPVERYMREAKGTQIYEGTNEVNRTVIARDLYE, encoded by the coding sequence ATGGAGTTAACAATGCACGACACTATTGGCCTCGAACCGCGCCACCATGACTTTCGTGAACGAGTCCGGTCCTTTTCCGAGACGGAAATTGAACCGGCTATCGAAAAGTACGAGGAACGCGGCGAATTTCCCACGGAGCTCATAGATGTACTCGGTGATGCAGGACTATATGGTATTAACGTCCCCGAAGAATTTGGAGGAGAGGGTCTCGACACTCGCTCGTTCGTTATCGCTGTAGAGGAGATCAGCCGTGTCTACAAGCTCCCGGCTGGCGTCCTCTCCCTATCCTGCGGTCTCATAGGACATACACTTCAGAACGTGGGTACGGAGCGTCAAAAGGAGTGGCTTCGAGATATCTTCACAGAAAATCAAATCACTGCGGTGTCGCTCACAGAACCGCAGGCTGGAAGCGACGCTAATGCACTTGAGACCACTGCAGAACGAGACGGTGACGAGTATATCCTAAACGGCCACAAAGTGTGGACGACGCACGGTGAAATTGCAGATCTCATCTTAGTAGTCGCGCGGACGGATGATACCGGAAATCATAACGACGTGAGTATGTTTGCGATTCCGGATCCACAGGAATACGACGGGCTGAAATTCATTAGAAATATTCCTTGTATGGAGGGCGATGCGGCCGTGGAAAGCGAAGTAATCTATGACGATGTCCGCCTGCCAGCGGAGTTCCTTGTCGGTGAAGAAGGAAAGGGATTCCAGTACATAATGCAGGCGCTGGATATTGGGCGTATCGGCGTTGCTGCACAGGCTGTAGGGATAACACAGGGATGTCTTGACGCCAGCACCGAGTACGCCGATGAGCGTGAACAGTTCGGTCAACCGATTCGTGACTTTCAGGGAGTGTCGTTCAAATTGGCGGACATGAAAATGAATCTAGAGGCCTCACGGTTACTTACATATCAGACTGCGGCACGGCTAGACGGCGGTGCAGATTCAGTAACTCAAGAAGCTTCGATGGCAAAAACGTTCGCCACGGACGTGGCAATGGACGCCGCTACTGAAGCGGTGCAGATCCATGGGTCGCGTGGATATTCAACAGATTATCCCGTAGAACGGTACATGCGCGAAGCAAAAGGAACGCAGATATACGAAGGGACGAATGAAGTAAACCGCACAGTCATTGCCCGCGATCTATACGAATAA
- a CDS encoding IclR family transcriptional regulator, which produces MDPEPPIKATKTTFTIIETLIDLDGAGISELADNVGIPKSTVHNHLNTLNQLGYVCKDGSTYQVGTQFIRLGSQLRRNHDIYGVSKQEIKKLAESTGEHTSLMIEENGRGVYFHTVEGSTPLKVVTINGMATKLHTTAPGKAILAHLPEEERESIYDTHGLAATTSNTIVDRSELESHLEQIREQGYALDTGETLEAMRGVAAPIVHNNGSVQGAISVYGPRRRTDIDEFESSILDDILHSKNVIEVNLSY; this is translated from the coding sequence ATGGACCCCGAACCACCGATCAAAGCCACAAAAACCACGTTCACCATCATCGAAACGCTCATAGATCTCGATGGAGCCGGTATCTCAGAATTAGCAGACAACGTTGGAATTCCAAAGAGTACTGTTCATAATCATTTGAATACTCTTAATCAATTGGGATATGTGTGCAAAGATGGTAGCACTTACCAAGTTGGTACGCAATTTATCCGCCTGGGATCGCAACTCCGACGCAACCACGACATATACGGCGTTTCAAAGCAGGAAATAAAGAAGCTGGCCGAAAGTACTGGCGAACACACGAGCCTCATGATAGAGGAGAATGGACGTGGGGTTTATTTTCACACGGTGGAGGGATCTACTCCGCTCAAGGTTGTTACTATCAACGGTATGGCCACGAAACTCCATACTACTGCGCCAGGAAAGGCCATTTTAGCACATCTTCCGGAGGAAGAGCGAGAGTCGATATATGACACACACGGACTTGCAGCTACAACATCAAACACGATCGTCGATCGATCAGAGTTAGAATCACACCTCGAACAGATTCGGGAACAAGGATATGCGCTCGATACAGGGGAGACACTAGAAGCAATGCGTGGGGTAGCGGCGCCTATTGTCCACAACAACGGTAGTGTACAAGGTGCGATAAGCGTTTACGGCCCCCGTCGACGAACAGACATTGATGAATTCGAAAGCTCTATTTTAGATGATATTCTCCACAGTAAAAATGTGATTGAAGTTAATTTAAGCTATTAA
- a CDS encoding acyl-CoA synthetase produces MVDELDLSAYDLAQYESYSEAVEEFEWKIPNTFNLGRAIIDRNAQKRGRVALFWDNQKGADEIWTFWQLRQRTNQFCNALSEVGIERGDVVGICLPERPETVISHTGTWKYGAVSLPLPVILGDEGLEYRLAHSESRAVLVHDNLLDEVRDLYNDLDQLEHIIIVGDESPEHENEYHFDDFLDKQPVEASPAETKAEEDALLVYTSGTTGDPKGVMHAHRVMLGTLPGFNMKYNVNTDGVYYTAVDWSWMGSLTTIMPALLTGQTIVGSNYTSFKADEQLSILERYGVTHGNFPPTALNILREGNDSGYDIQLRVIVSGGEALSPETLTYWRSREIPILEGYGQTESNPLICNCEYFFDVKKGSMGRPVPGHEIQLRKNGEPVEQGEVGEIALKRPDPAQLKRYVGEVETEEYFEGDWFLTGDLAREDENGYFWFKSRADDVIISSGYRISPVEVENTIIEHPSVAEVGVAGVPDDIRGNIVKAFVKTHSPENHSDDLKLEIQSLVKDQLAKYEYPREVEFVEEFPTSVTGKIKRSSLTD; encoded by the coding sequence ATGGTTGACGAGCTGGATCTCTCGGCGTATGATCTCGCGCAGTATGAGTCCTATTCAGAAGCAGTAGAAGAGTTTGAATGGAAAATACCAAATACATTCAACTTAGGAAGGGCAATTATCGATCGAAACGCACAGAAACGAGGAAGGGTAGCGCTTTTTTGGGACAATCAAAAGGGAGCGGATGAAATATGGACGTTCTGGCAGTTAAGACAGCGGACTAATCAATTCTGCAATGCCCTCTCGGAGGTCGGAATAGAACGAGGCGATGTTGTTGGTATTTGCCTTCCTGAGAGACCAGAGACCGTCATCAGTCATACTGGGACTTGGAAGTACGGTGCAGTCTCCCTTCCTCTGCCCGTAATTCTTGGAGACGAGGGACTTGAGTACCGACTAGCTCACTCGGAGTCCCGGGCAGTTCTCGTCCACGATAATCTTTTAGACGAAGTTCGTGACCTATATAACGATCTCGATCAGTTAGAACATATCATCATTGTCGGTGATGAGAGCCCCGAACATGAAAATGAGTATCACTTTGACGATTTCCTCGACAAACAGCCTGTAGAGGCTTCTCCTGCAGAAACGAAAGCAGAAGAAGATGCATTATTAGTCTATACATCCGGTACGACAGGCGATCCGAAGGGGGTGATGCATGCCCACCGGGTAATGCTCGGAACGTTACCGGGATTTAACATGAAGTACAACGTGAATACCGACGGCGTCTATTATACAGCCGTCGACTGGTCTTGGATGGGATCACTAACAACGATCATGCCCGCGTTACTTACAGGACAGACGATCGTCGGCTCAAACTACACCTCTTTCAAAGCTGATGAGCAGCTATCGATATTGGAACGGTATGGCGTTACGCACGGTAATTTCCCCCCAACAGCACTAAATATACTTCGAGAAGGTAATGATTCTGGATATGATATTCAACTGAGAGTGATTGTCTCAGGAGGAGAAGCACTTTCTCCAGAAACATTGACGTACTGGCGGTCCCGAGAGATTCCGATCTTAGAAGGATATGGACAAACCGAGTCGAATCCATTGATATGTAACTGTGAATACTTTTTTGATGTTAAGAAGGGAAGTATGGGTCGTCCAGTACCAGGTCACGAAATCCAACTTCGGAAGAACGGGGAACCGGTTGAACAGGGCGAAGTCGGTGAAATTGCCCTCAAGCGCCCAGATCCCGCTCAGCTAAAACGATATGTCGGCGAGGTGGAAACTGAAGAGTACTTTGAGGGAGATTGGTTTTTGACGGGAGACCTCGCTCGGGAAGATGAGAACGGCTACTTTTGGTTTAAATCTCGAGCAGACGACGTGATCATTTCGTCGGGATACCGTATCTCCCCTGTTGAAGTCGAGAATACGATTATAGAGCATCCGTCAGTGGCAGAAGTCGGTGTGGCCGGCGTACCCGACGATATTCGTGGGAATATTGTTAAGGCGTTTGTGAAAACACACTCACCAGAGAATCATTCAGATGATCTCAAACTGGAGATTCAATCACTGGTGAAAGACCAACTCGCTAAATACGAATATCCCCGTGAGGTAGAATTCGTCGAGGAGTTTCCAACTTCGGTGACAGGAAAGATAAAACGGAGTTCACTCACAGACTAG
- a CDS encoding MBL fold metallo-hydrolase: MNDTDDWFDIEEISDNSWRISEATFFNDYLFAGEERALLLDASVGIGNLRAMVETLVDVPVTVVLTHSHWDHMGAAHQFDDVRVHNAELPSDGTVRSDYVAEEFHVDLSGWIDSWRDQGGQFPDGFDPENYEIQPASNITDVAEGEVVDIGNRELEFIHLPGHAPGQLGALDRERGDLYGGDVIHIQQNLYIHFGGCDIHDYVDTFARLRELRDEGVFDTLYTAHNPPMSGDELSLLDEYHEGLQAILADELPYRSNDERPPGRVYRIAGNEVITKPDVS, translated from the coding sequence ATGAACGATACGGACGACTGGTTCGATATCGAAGAGATTTCCGATAACAGTTGGCGCATCTCAGAGGCCACTTTCTTCAACGACTACCTTTTCGCAGGAGAGGAACGGGCGCTTCTCTTGGACGCTTCCGTCGGCATCGGCAATCTTCGAGCCATGGTGGAGACGCTTGTTGACGTTCCCGTGACGGTCGTGCTCACTCACTCGCACTGGGATCATATGGGTGCTGCCCATCAGTTCGACGATGTTCGGGTTCACAACGCAGAACTTCCCTCGGATGGCACTGTGCGTTCGGACTACGTCGCCGAGGAATTCCATGTCGACCTCTCGGGTTGGATCGATTCATGGCGTGATCAGGGAGGACAATTCCCAGACGGCTTCGATCCGGAGAATTATGAGATTCAGCCCGCGTCCAACATAACAGACGTAGCGGAGGGCGAGGTTGTTGATATTGGGAATAGAGAGCTGGAATTCATCCACTTACCCGGACACGCTCCAGGCCAACTCGGTGCGCTGGACCGTGAACGAGGCGACCTCTATGGTGGCGATGTCATCCACATACAACAAAACCTGTATATCCACTTCGGAGGCTGTGACATCCACGACTACGTTGATACCTTTGCTCGTTTACGGGAATTACGCGATGAGGGTGTTTTCGATACCCTGTATACGGCTCACAACCCGCCAATGTCGGGCGACGAACTTTCGCTGCTAGATGAGTACCACGAGGGGCTTCAAGCCATCCTCGCGGATGAGTTGCCGTATCGATCCAATGACGAACGACCCCCGGGTCGTGTCTATCGGATCGCCGGAAACGAAGTCATCACTAAACCAGATGTGAGCTAA
- a CDS encoding TRAP transporter permease produces the protein MNVSRWLRWLITVVGVGLAVYLVYYAVEYPFSRTKHSVIFFGGSIALYYLVDIHEQYWGSINPDELFEEELTEEGGGRINELSSRFPTAGRFSAPIQSVICVVLAVTSVAATAYLLANWQYLQWDAPALGYKQIDLLVGGVMMILAIDVTRREYGNVLAGVIALSVVYGLFGPFFPGILSHGGMSVTQVIKFGSIELRGVFGFILGVGATWVAIFIIFAGVATQYGLTRFLLDLGEEFSNVFRTGVVHIAIISSMIMGSITGSAAANTATTGSFTIPMMKNQGIKGEVAAAIESVASSGGQILPPVMGVAAFLMADILGIPYLEVVRAGILPALLFYGSTAIAVHLLVIKSGWMADADGEFKLAVLRQGLRFAPAIGVLLYALVIMQLSPLTAGLYTLITAMITQFATNLYTDGVSLSALRKTTRETIIGLRQGMIDMAPLVGLLGAIGIIVSMVTQSGLSQKISVQMIGLAGGTLILVLILAMITSLMFGLGMPTPAAYILVVILTAPPLIELGIKPLSAHMFVFYFAMLSAITPPVAVAVAVGSRIADAGFLKSAFQAFRIGIIGFLLPFVFAYNQSLIYWAFPRTAYMTSMTFIGVFAIAAVAIGHDGNRNLTWPFRIFGAAMAFVIFFGPFTAKVIVSLLLCLYLVQLLRPSSISPIPKWTK, from the coding sequence ATGAACGTATCTCGTTGGCTCCGATGGTTAATTACCGTCGTAGGAGTCGGGTTAGCGGTTTATCTGGTCTACTACGCGGTAGAATATCCGTTCTCAAGAACCAAGCACAGCGTCATCTTCTTCGGTGGGAGTATTGCGTTGTACTATCTGGTCGATATCCACGAGCAATATTGGGGAAGTATCAATCCCGATGAACTGTTCGAGGAGGAGTTAACGGAAGAGGGAGGTGGTCGTATCAACGAACTGTCATCCCGGTTTCCCACTGCCGGACGATTCAGTGCGCCCATACAGAGCGTAATTTGTGTCGTTCTCGCTGTAACAAGTGTGGCTGCTACAGCATACTTGCTAGCTAACTGGCAGTATCTCCAATGGGATGCACCAGCGCTAGGGTACAAGCAAATAGACCTCCTTGTTGGCGGGGTCATGATGATCCTAGCTATCGATGTGACGAGACGCGAGTACGGGAACGTTCTTGCAGGGGTGATAGCACTCTCTGTAGTCTACGGACTCTTTGGCCCATTCTTTCCGGGGATCCTCAGTCACGGAGGGATGTCCGTCACTCAGGTGATTAAGTTCGGTTCGATCGAACTTCGTGGCGTCTTTGGATTCATCTTAGGTGTCGGTGCAACGTGGGTAGCGATATTCATCATCTTTGCAGGAGTAGCAACACAGTATGGATTGACCAGATTTCTGCTCGACCTCGGAGAGGAATTCAGCAACGTCTTCCGAACAGGCGTAGTGCATATTGCGATAATCTCCAGTATGATCATGGGGTCGATCACAGGAAGCGCTGCAGCGAACACTGCAACTACCGGTAGCTTCACGATCCCGATGATGAAAAATCAGGGCATCAAAGGTGAGGTCGCAGCAGCGATAGAAAGCGTAGCCTCCAGCGGAGGGCAAATTCTTCCACCGGTGATGGGTGTCGCAGCATTCCTTATGGCTGATATCCTGGGAATACCGTACCTAGAGGTCGTTCGGGCCGGAATACTTCCTGCTCTGCTCTTCTATGGTAGCACTGCGATAGCCGTCCATCTACTTGTGATCAAATCCGGGTGGATGGCGGATGCTGACGGAGAGTTCAAACTGGCTGTCCTGCGACAGGGACTTCGCTTTGCTCCAGCGATCGGCGTTCTACTGTATGCTCTCGTGATAATGCAGTTATCACCGCTGACTGCGGGACTGTACACTCTGATAACAGCCATGATAACACAGTTCGCAACAAATCTGTACACGGATGGCGTTTCGTTGAGTGCGCTTCGGAAGACGACGAGAGAAACTATCATTGGCCTAAGGCAGGGGATGATCGATATGGCCCCTCTCGTTGGCCTACTTGGGGCAATCGGGATCATTGTGAGTATGGTGACCCAGTCCGGACTCTCGCAGAAGATTAGCGTTCAGATGATCGGACTCGCAGGAGGAACGCTTATCCTAGTCCTCATTCTCGCCATGATAACGAGCCTTATGTTTGGACTGGGCATGCCGACGCCAGCCGCGTACATCCTCGTGGTAATCTTGACTGCACCTCCACTCATAGAGCTAGGAATCAAGCCGCTCTCGGCACATATGTTCGTCTTCTACTTCGCGATGCTGTCAGCAATTACGCCACCAGTGGCCGTGGCTGTAGCCGTGGGTTCCCGTATCGCTGATGCTGGTTTCCTGAAATCAGCGTTCCAGGCCTTCCGAATTGGGATCATTGGCTTTCTCTTACCCTTTGTATTTGCGTATAATCAGAGTCTTATCTACTGGGCGTTCCCCCGGACAGCCTATATGACCTCGATGACGTTCATCGGTGTCTTTGCTATCGCGGCGGTTGCTATCGGCCATGATGGAAACCGCAACCTCACATGGCCCTTCAGAATTTTCGGAGCAGCGATGGCTTTCGTTATCTTCTTCGGTCCATTCACTGCGAAGGTCATCGTCTCGCTCCTCCTCTGCCTATATCTGGTTCAGTTGTTGCGACCTTCGTCTATCTCCCCAATCCCCAAGTGGACCAAATAG
- a CDS encoding TAXI family TRAP transporter solute-binding subunit, with translation MANKPKETSDFRVGNISRKDFLKTTAAGLLASPLAGCANSSNSSGSDSMVVVSGPSDSAGHAMMQGAAAEINEASDDIEVDARPGGSRANINRLKNEEADMGYTQTYTAGLINEGDDPFSDLSFTPNQVFHLYDVNWFFITNNEDIKTINDIESNHSVSPGPQGSGSGEALDHALSVLDIDYQRRSIEFTQQASAMKSDRLDVGIGATVNGTTETGWLQQTKSSANLRTVGIPNSAMQQLNQDPYTLVTEYETSGRENWSYIHDPIAVVTHGYSFLVRNDYTYDAVYEYLTQLNDNIDAIKESHAMWGAATELDWWVENTFDMPFHPAAADFYEEQGVWRDEFTRGEE, from the coding sequence ATGGCTAACAAGCCGAAAGAGACCTCAGATTTCAGGGTGGGTAATATCAGCCGAAAAGACTTCTTGAAAACAACCGCTGCTGGACTCTTGGCCTCCCCCTTAGCCGGGTGTGCGAATAGTTCAAACAGCAGTGGAAGCGACTCGATGGTGGTCGTATCTGGCCCATCGGATTCGGCAGGTCACGCCATGATGCAGGGTGCTGCCGCCGAAATTAATGAAGCGAGTGATGATATCGAGGTGGATGCTCGACCAGGGGGCTCGCGAGCAAACATCAATCGCCTTAAAAATGAGGAGGCTGACATGGGATACACGCAAACCTACACGGCAGGTCTCATAAACGAGGGAGATGACCCCTTCAGCGATCTTTCTTTCACACCGAATCAGGTCTTCCATCTTTACGACGTGAATTGGTTCTTCATCACCAACAACGAAGATATCAAAACAATAAACGATATCGAATCCAATCATTCTGTTTCTCCCGGACCCCAAGGGTCTGGTTCTGGAGAGGCCCTAGACCACGCGCTCAGCGTCTTGGATATCGATTATCAACGTCGGAGTATTGAGTTCACGCAACAAGCAAGTGCCATGAAGTCTGACCGTCTCGATGTTGGAATCGGAGCAACGGTAAATGGGACGACTGAAACAGGGTGGCTCCAACAGACGAAGAGTTCAGCAAATTTGCGAACAGTCGGTATCCCTAACTCAGCTATGCAGCAACTCAACCAAGACCCGTATACACTAGTTACGGAATATGAAACGAGCGGTCGGGAGAACTGGAGTTATATCCATGACCCCATTGCGGTCGTCACACACGGATACAGCTTCCTCGTCCGAAACGACTATACTTACGATGCTGTGTACGAGTACCTAACACAGCTAAACGATAACATCGATGCGATCAAAGAGAGTCACGCTATGTGGGGTGCTGCAACAGAGCTTGACTGGTGGGTAGAGAACACCTTCGATATGCCTTTCCACCCAGCAGCCGCTGACTTCTACGAAGAGCAGGGTGTCTGGAGAGACGAGTTCACTCGAGGAGAAGAATAA
- a CDS encoding SDR family NAD(P)-dependent oxidoreductase — protein MTDSMFEISGDTAIVTGSSTGIGRAIVERFTATGVDVVVSSRDQERVDAVASAINDSNRPGKALPIECDIRDWEAIETLAEATETELGQIDILVNNAGASFEAPFEELSQNAWKTIVDINLNGTFNFSRIVGEKMIENDGGHIINVSSVAARDGAPMMTHYAAAKSGLNSLTRTLGYEWAKYDINLNGIMPGLVATEGLESQRGISASDIDTDTVNRQIGLPEEIASVAQFLTSPAANYIQGETIVVEGVPRIPHTEHHDVE, from the coding sequence ATGACTGATTCAATGTTTGAAATTTCAGGCGATACTGCTATCGTTACCGGTTCCTCCACTGGTATCGGCCGTGCGATTGTAGAACGGTTCACTGCTACTGGCGTAGACGTAGTAGTCTCCTCTCGCGACCAAGAGCGAGTAGATGCCGTAGCGAGCGCGATCAACGACAGTAACCGACCTGGGAAGGCACTTCCGATAGAATGCGATATCCGCGATTGGGAGGCTATCGAGACACTCGCCGAAGCGACAGAAACCGAACTCGGTCAGATTGACATCCTCGTCAATAACGCGGGCGCGAGTTTCGAGGCACCGTTCGAGGAATTGAGTCAAAATGCGTGGAAGACCATAGTAGATATTAATCTGAACGGTACCTTCAACTTTTCTAGGATTGTTGGCGAAAAGATGATCGAAAACGACGGAGGGCATATAATCAACGTCTCGAGTGTCGCAGCAAGGGATGGTGCTCCGATGATGACCCACTATGCGGCGGCGAAGTCTGGCTTAAACTCACTTACTCGTACACTTGGCTACGAATGGGCGAAGTATGACATCAATCTTAACGGAATCATGCCTGGCCTCGTCGCTACGGAAGGCTTAGAGAGTCAACGCGGTATCTCAGCATCAGATATCGATACGGACACCGTAAATAGACAGATTGGGTTGCCTGAAGAGATCGCGTCAGTAGCGCAGTTTCTCACTAGTCCTGCCGCTAATTATATCCAAGGTGAAACGATCGTCGTCGAGGGGGTCCCCCGAATTCCACATACTGAGCATCATGATGTAGAGTAG